In Pseudodesulfovibrio sp. JC047, the genomic window AAAGGAATACCTTGTGGACACTTTGCCACCATTGGAAGAGGGGAGAAGATGATTCTGCGGTGCTGTCTGTTCGTTGTTGTTCTTGTCCTGTTTCAACCTGTCTCTGCTTTGAGTGAACGTCTCCATGTCGTCACTGAGGAATGGCCACCGTATACGCAGAGCTGTGATGGAAAAACGAGCGGTGTGGTGACGGAAATTGTTCGGGCCACGCTTGACCGAGCCGGTTTGGCCTATTCGTTGGATGTGTACCCGTGGGCACGGGCATATGACATGGCCCGCACGCAAAAAAATGTCCTGATTTATCCTATTTTCAAAATGCCGAAGCGAGCCGAACACTTCAAATGGATCAAGATTCAGGGCTTGTCGGTGGAAATGTATCTTTTCAGCCCGAAGTATCGCACGGATATTACCCTGACCAGTCTGGACGAGGCCCGGAAATACCGAATTGGCGTGACTCGTGAAACATCCACGCACCATTTCCTTTTGTCTCGGGGCTTTCGGGAAGGCGTCAACCTGTTCCCTGTGAATTGTGAACAGCAAAATGAATTGAAATCATCACCTGATGTGGCCCGAATTGACCTGACAACCGGCGATGCCCTGTCTTTGGCCTATTGGTTGAAACATTCGGGCCGCCCTGTCGATTACTGGGTGCCCAGAGTGCCGCTTTTTCAAGAGGATTTTTATATGGCCTTTGGCCAGCAAACTTCTGATGCCGTCGTCGAAATCGTTGAACGGGCGTTTACTGACATATATGATGAAGGTCGATTGGACACGATCGTGGAAGCCTATTGGCGCTTGTTCGAATAACATTTCCTTTTTCAACAACTCGACGGGATCGTGCCCCTTGAAATGAGAAAAGCCTCCGTATGGAGGCTTGTTTTTTCTCAGTGCAAAAAAGGAAGATGCTTTCTATGTAGCATGTGACGTGCCAAACTTTTCCAGATACGAAAAATAGTTTTAAAATGCTTGTATATCAAGAGGTTGAAAGATTTACGCTGTTGCCTGTCAGTCGAGATGAAGAGGAGAGCAGGTACAATAATTTAAACTTTGTGT contains:
- a CDS encoding transporter substrate-binding domain-containing protein, with the protein product MILRCCLFVVVLVLFQPVSALSERLHVVTEEWPPYTQSCDGKTSGVVTEIVRATLDRAGLAYSLDVYPWARAYDMARTQKNVLIYPIFKMPKRAEHFKWIKIQGLSVEMYLFSPKYRTDITLTSLDEARKYRIGVTRETSTHHFLLSRGFREGVNLFPVNCEQQNELKSSPDVARIDLTTGDALSLAYWLKHSGRPVDYWVPRVPLFQEDFYMAFGQQTSDAVVEIVERAFTDIYDEGRLDTIVEAYWRLFE